Proteins found in one Polyodon spathula isolate WHYD16114869_AA chromosome 10, ASM1765450v1, whole genome shotgun sequence genomic segment:
- the LOC121322398 gene encoding MOB-like protein phocein isoform X1: MVMAEGIAVLRRNRPGTKAQDFYNWPDESFEEMDSTLAVQQYIQQNIRTDCSKIDKILEPPEGQDEGVWKYEHLRQFCLELNGLAVKLQSECHPDTCTQMTATEQWIFLCAAHKTPKECPAIDYTRHTLDGAACLLNSNKYFPSRVSIKESSVAKLGSVCRRIYRIFSHAYFHHRQIFDKYENETFLCHRFTRFVMKYNLMSKDNLIVPILEEEVQNAASGESEA; the protein is encoded by the exons ATGGTCATGGCGGAGGGGATTGCTGTGCTGAGGAGGAATCGGCCGGGCACTAAGGCTCAG GACTTCTATAACTGGCCCGATGAATCCTTCGAGGAGATGGACAGCACTCTGGCTGTGCAACAG tacATCCAGCAGAATATCCGCACGGACTGCTCCAAAATCGACAAGATTCTCGAGCCACCAGAGGGGCAGGACGAGGGTGTCTGGAAATACGAGCACCTCAG ACAGTTCTGCCTAGAGCTCAATGGACTGGCTGTCAAGCTGCAG AGCGAGTGTCACCCAGACACCTGCACACAGATGACAGCCACAGAGCAGTGGATCTTCCTGTGCGCCGCCCACAAAACCCCCAAAGAG TGCCCAGCCATCGATTACACCAGACACACGCTGGATGGAGCCGCCTGCCTTTTAAACAGTAACAAATACTTCCCCAGCAG GGTCAGCATTAAGGAGTCATCTGTAGCGAAGCTGGGCTCAGTGTGTCGCAGGATCTATAGAATATTCTCCCACGCCTATTTCCACCACCGGCAGATATTCGACAAGTATGAG AATGAGACGTTTCTGTGCCACCGCTTCACGCGGTTTGTGATGAAGTACAATCTCATGTCGAAGGACAACCTGATCGTGCCCATCCTGGAGGAGGAGGTGCAGAACGCTGCTTCAGGGGAGAGCGAGGCGTGA
- the LOC121322396 gene encoding raftlin-2-like isoform X1, giving the protein MGCGLRKLEDPEHSSPGKIYSTLKRPQVETKTDTVYEYTMLDFTLEGTSNPAVLRIGSLQDLPSELEQYYRKGFVLTAFHPIVLSVGRRRHLPISLLYRAVLARPQPNSKHASPAVHSTPRLLVEEWLQPGDTLSSDVVRGLLDKVNSCAQRGLRFLGFVPQQGGGALRSCNGGGPCSRGSPSGLSCESVIEDEKPPEYGGFNEGGGSPQPSHRREEIKLFALFHSWDSAYPAWLARDEDVPSWTYHQGALSMKVTRKGQTISMLEADWLALTTAYYKKGWSLVDSFVYWETPKGEPVPRSLEGLFVYEERGASTAPPTGNDTIIVEQWTVIEGCDVKSDYGPLVHTLAEFGWLLTCVLPTPLIRHDSEGNLATKQVVFLQRAMRDPAPSEKRTPRSPRSEDDSVHTASRGVGGARCDDLTGGFPRFGGYPSALRDLEEGGFEQEEVAAEVTCM; this is encoded by the exons ATGGGGTGCGGGCTGAGGAAGCTGGAGGATCCGGAGCATAGCAGTCCTGGGAAGATTTACTCCACACTGAAGAGACCGCAAGTCGAGACCAAGACCGACACGGTGTACGAGTACACAATGCTGGATTTCACACTGGAAG GCACTTCAAACCCAGCTGTGCTACGGATCGGTTCCCTGCAAGATCTCCCCAGTGAGTTGGAGCAGTACTACAGGAAGGGGTTTGTCCTGACCGCCTTCCACCCAATCGTCTTGTCCGTGGGGCGGAGACGGCACTTGCCAATCAGCCTGCTGTACCGTGCCGTGCTGGCCCGCCCCCAACCCAA CTCCAAACACGCCAGCCCTGCAGTCCACAGCACCCCCCGACTTCTGGTGGAGGAGTGGCTGCAGCCAGGAGACACGCTGAGCAGCGACGTGGTGAGGGGCCTGCTGGACAAG GTGAACAGCTGTGCCCAGCGAGGGCTGCGATTCCTGGGCTTTGTGCCCCAGCAGGGAGGGGGCGCACTGCGGAGCTGCAACGGAGGGGGTCCGTGCAGCCGGGGGTCCCCCAGCGGACTGTCCTGTGAGAGCGTCATCGAGGACGAGAAACCCCCTGAATACGGAGGCTTCAACGAGGGGGGGGGCAGCCCCCAGCCCTCACACCGCAGGGAGG AGATCAAGCTGTTTGCCCTGTTCCACTCCTGGGACTCGGCCTACCCTGCCTGGCTGGCTCGGGATGAGGACGTACCATCCTGGACCTACCACCAGGGAGCACTCTCTATGAAGGTGACACGCAAGGGGCAGACCATCAGCatgctggaagctgattggctggcGCTCACCACCGCCTACTACAAAAAGGGCTGGTCATTGGTGGATTCCTTTGTGTACTGGGAGACACCCAAAG GAGAGCCGGTGCCCAGGTCTCTGGAGGGTCTGTTTGTGTATGAGGAGCGAGGGGCCTCCACAGCTCCCCCTACAGGCAATGACACCATCATAGTGGAGCAGTGGACTGTCATCGAG GGCTGTGATGTCAAGTCAGATTACGGACCCCTGGTTCACACCCTGGCAGAGTTTGGTTGGCTGCTGACCTGCGTGCTCCCCACCCCACTAATCCGCCATGACAG CGAGGGAAACCTGGCCACCAAGCAGGTGGTGTTCCTGCAGAGAGCCATGCGAGACCCCGCCCCATCCGAG AAGCGTACCCCCCGCTCCCCGCGCAGTGAGGATGACAGCGTGCATACGGCGAGCCGCGGGGTGGGCGGGGCCAGGTGTGATGACCTCACAGGGGGGTTCCCAAGGTTCGGGGGGTACCCCAGCGCACTGAGAGACTTGGAGGAGGGGGGCTTTGAGCAGGAGGAGGTTGCTGCAGAGGTCACCTGCATGTGA
- the LOC121322396 gene encoding raftlin-2-like isoform X2 codes for MGCGLRKLEDPEHSSPGKIYSTLKRPQVETKTDTVYEYTMLDFTLEGTSNPAVLRIGSLQDLPSELEQYYRKGFVLTAFHPIVLSVGRRRHLPISLLYRAVLARPQPNSKHASPAVHSTPRLLVEEWLQPGDTLSSDVVRGLLDKVNSCAQRGLRFLGFVPQQGGGALRSCNGGGPCSRGSPSGLSCESVIEDEKPPEYGGFNEGGGSPQPSHRREEIKLFALFHSWDSAYPAWLARDEDVPSWTYHQGALSMKVTRKGQTISMLEADWLALTTAYYKKGWSLVDSFVYWETPKGEPVPRSLEGLFVYEERGASTAPPTGNDTIIVEQWTVIEGCDVKSDYGPLVHTLAEFGWLLTCVLPTPLIRHDSEGNLATKQVVFLQRAMRDPAPSERTPRSPRSEDDSVHTASRGVGGARCDDLTGGFPRFGGYPSALRDLEEGGFEQEEVAAEVTCM; via the exons ATGGGGTGCGGGCTGAGGAAGCTGGAGGATCCGGAGCATAGCAGTCCTGGGAAGATTTACTCCACACTGAAGAGACCGCAAGTCGAGACCAAGACCGACACGGTGTACGAGTACACAATGCTGGATTTCACACTGGAAG GCACTTCAAACCCAGCTGTGCTACGGATCGGTTCCCTGCAAGATCTCCCCAGTGAGTTGGAGCAGTACTACAGGAAGGGGTTTGTCCTGACCGCCTTCCACCCAATCGTCTTGTCCGTGGGGCGGAGACGGCACTTGCCAATCAGCCTGCTGTACCGTGCCGTGCTGGCCCGCCCCCAACCCAA CTCCAAACACGCCAGCCCTGCAGTCCACAGCACCCCCCGACTTCTGGTGGAGGAGTGGCTGCAGCCAGGAGACACGCTGAGCAGCGACGTGGTGAGGGGCCTGCTGGACAAG GTGAACAGCTGTGCCCAGCGAGGGCTGCGATTCCTGGGCTTTGTGCCCCAGCAGGGAGGGGGCGCACTGCGGAGCTGCAACGGAGGGGGTCCGTGCAGCCGGGGGTCCCCCAGCGGACTGTCCTGTGAGAGCGTCATCGAGGACGAGAAACCCCCTGAATACGGAGGCTTCAACGAGGGGGGGGGCAGCCCCCAGCCCTCACACCGCAGGGAGG AGATCAAGCTGTTTGCCCTGTTCCACTCCTGGGACTCGGCCTACCCTGCCTGGCTGGCTCGGGATGAGGACGTACCATCCTGGACCTACCACCAGGGAGCACTCTCTATGAAGGTGACACGCAAGGGGCAGACCATCAGCatgctggaagctgattggctggcGCTCACCACCGCCTACTACAAAAAGGGCTGGTCATTGGTGGATTCCTTTGTGTACTGGGAGACACCCAAAG GAGAGCCGGTGCCCAGGTCTCTGGAGGGTCTGTTTGTGTATGAGGAGCGAGGGGCCTCCACAGCTCCCCCTACAGGCAATGACACCATCATAGTGGAGCAGTGGACTGTCATCGAG GGCTGTGATGTCAAGTCAGATTACGGACCCCTGGTTCACACCCTGGCAGAGTTTGGTTGGCTGCTGACCTGCGTGCTCCCCACCCCACTAATCCGCCATGACAG CGAGGGAAACCTGGCCACCAAGCAGGTGGTGTTCCTGCAGAGAGCCATGCGAGACCCCGCCCCATCCGAG CGTACCCCCCGCTCCCCGCGCAGTGAGGATGACAGCGTGCATACGGCGAGCCGCGGGGTGGGCGGGGCCAGGTGTGATGACCTCACAGGGGGGTTCCCAAGGTTCGGGGGGTACCCCAGCGCACTGAGAGACTTGGAGGAGGGGGGCTTTGAGCAGGAGGAGGTTGCTGCAGAGGTCACCTGCATGTGA